The following is a genomic window from Burkholderia cepacia ATCC 25416.
CGGATAGACCGACGACACCGGCACGTGCGGATCGTCTTCCGTCGCCGCACGGCCGGGCGCGACGAGCGCCAGGCCCGACGTGACGACCAGCGGCCGCGCCGAGCCCGCGAGTGCCGCGCCGATCGTCTCGATTGCGCGACGGTCGAGTTCGCAGTTCTGCGCGAAGCGCGAGAAGTCGTGATTGAATCCCGTGTGGATCACCGCATCGGCGGCTTCGGCGCCGCGCGTGAGGCTGTCGAGATCCTCCAGCGACCCGCGATGGACGTCGGCCCCCGCCGCCGCAACCGACGCGGCGGTCGCGTCGGACCGCGCGAGACCGAGCACCGAGTGCCCGGCGGCCACGAGTTCGGCAACCACGGCAGAGCCGACGAATCCCGACGCTCCAGTAACAAAGACACGCATGTTCAGTACCTCCGGATGGCATGGAGGCTTACTATCTGTCGACGGCCGCTCGCGGTGAAGTCGTGACGGTTTACCGGTAAACGAACTAACAGGATATGGCTGACGCCCCCGACAACCTGCTCGGCGCGTACCTGCGGGACCGCCGCGAGAAACTCGACCCCGCCGCGCTCGGGCTGCCGGCCACGCGGCGCCGCACGCCGGGCCTGCGGCGCGAGGAAGTCGCGCAGCGCGCGCACGTGAGTGCCGCGTGGTACACGTGGCTCGAACAGGGGCGCGGCGGCGCGCCGTCGGCCGACGTGCTCGACCGGCTCGCCCGCGCGCTGCTGCTGAACGACGCCGAACGCGAGCACCTGTTCCTGATCGGTGTCGGCCATCCGCCGGAGGTGCGCTATCACGCGACCGACCACGTGTCGCCGCGCGTGCAGCACGTGCTCGATTCGCTCGATGCGAGCCCCGCGATCGTGCGCTCGGCGACGTGGGACGTCGTCGCGTGGAACAACGCGGCGGCCGCGACGCTGACCGACTACGCGACGTTATCGCCGGAACGGCGCAACATCCTGCGGCTCATCTTCGTCGATCCGCACGTGCGCGGCGTGCAAGCGAATTGGGCACGCGTCGCGCAGTTCGCGGTGGGCGCGTTTCGCGCCGACGTCGCGCGCGGCGGCGCGACGCAGGCCGTGCAGGCATTCGTGGACGAGATGCGCGCGACGAGCGCCGAGTTCGACGCGCTGTGGCGCGACCACGATATCCGCTCGCACGAGGAAGGGACCAAGGAGATCCACCATCCTGCCGTCGGGCGAATCGCGCTCGAATACTCGGCGTTCGCCGTGAGCGGCCGGCCCGACCAGACGCTCGTGATCTTTACGCCGGAGACGGCGGACGATCGCGCGCGCATTCGGGCGCTTGTGGCGGCCCGCGAGAAATACGAAATTTAGCGATTCGCGTAACAATCGCCCTCTTCAACAAACGACGAATCTCCTTGATTGTGCGACGCGCCGTCACTATCGGCGCGTCGATTGTCAGCCTCGGGGCAGCGATCCCGGGTTCTGACGGGCAACACCTCCAACGCCAAAGCCAATCGAGCCTCGATGACCGACGGCAAGCCCACTCCGCCTGGCCATCGCATTCCGCACTGATTCCCAGTCGAATATTTAATTTTCACCTGGCGTAGCGCGCGCTTACCCTTTCGGCATCGCATCACAGGGCCAACGGCCCCTCCCTGGAGCACCCCGATGTCCGACCCCGGCACCGCGCAAGCTGTCCGCCGCCCGCATGCGGCTTCCGTGTCCTATGGCGCGCTCGCGCTGCTGGTGCTGGCCGGCCTCAACCTGCGTCCGTTCCTGACCGCGTTCGGCCCCGTGCTCGACGTCGTGCGCGCCGACACCGGCCTCGGCTTTCGCGCGGCCGCGCTGCTGACCACGCTGCCGTTCGTGCTGATGGGTATCGTCGCCGGAGTCGGTGTCGGGCTCGCGCGACGCGTCGGCGAGCAGCGCGCGCTGACCGTCGCGCTGGCGCTGATCGCGGCAGGCTGCACGGCGCGCCTGTGGACGGACGGCAGCGCCGGCCTGATCGCGACCGCCGTCGTCGCGGGCGCCGGCGTCGCCGTGATCCAGGCGCTCGTGCCCGGCCTCGCGAAGCGCTGGTTCGCCGGCCGGCTGCCGCTCGCGATGGGCCTCTATTCGGCCGCGCTGGTGGGCGGCGGCGCCTTCGGCGCAGTCGCGAGCCCGTGGCTCGCCGCGCACGGCGGCTGGCATCTCGCGCTCGCCGTATGGGCCGTGCCCGCGCTCGTCACGCTCGCGCTGTGGCGCGCGAAGGCACCGCGCGACACCGTGCACGCGATGGCCGCGACAGCGCCGCTCACCGCGTTCGCCCGCATTCCGCGCGCGTGGCAGCTCGCGCTGTTCTTCGGGCTCAGCAACAGCGGCTACGCCAGCCTCGTCGCATGGCTGCCCGCGTTCTACCGCAGCATCGGCATGAGCCCGCAAGCGAGCGGCAACCTGCTTGCGTGGATGGCGCTGTTCCAGGCGACCGGCGCGCTCGCGATGCCGCTGCTCGCCAAAGGTTCGCCCGACCGCCGCGCCGTGCTGTGGCTCACGCTCGCGCTGCAGGCGGCCGGCTTCGCCGGGTTCGCGACGCTGCCCGCGTTCGCGCCGTGGTTCTGGGTCGCATGCGTCGGCCTCGGTCTCGGCGGCTTCTTCTCGATGAGCCTGATCGTCACGCTCGACCACCTGCCCGATGCGCGGCTCGCGGGCGCGCTCGCCGCGTTCGTGCAGGGCATCGGCTTCCTGACCGTCGCGGCGAGCCCCTGGCTGATCGGCTGGCTGCGCGACGCGGGCGGCGGCTTCGCGACCGCCTGGTGGATGCATCTCGGCGTGATCGCCGCGATGGCCGCGCTGAACGCCGCGTTCTCGCCCGCCGGCTACCGGCACAGCATGGCGCGCCTCACCGGCGCCGCCCGCTAAAGCCCCCTTTCGAATCCGGACGCTTCGCCGGCCGCTTCCGGCAAAGCGTCCAGCCGCCCGCGCGTGGCCGGGCGCGGGCAGTCACGCCTGTCGGCCGCCAGTTCGCTTCACCACATACAACATCGACCGGTATTGGAGACAATCATGAAAAAGCTCGTTCTCGCCATTGCGCTCGCGCTGACGGCAGGCGCCGCCGCCGCGAAGGACCCGGCAGTCCTGCGCCTCGGCGTCGACCCCAGTTATGCGCCGTTCGAATCGCTCGCGCCCGACGGCAAGCTCGTCGGTTTCGACATCGATCTCGGCAATGCGATCTGCGAACGGATGAAGGTGCGCTGCGTGTGGGTCGAGAACGCGTTCGACGGGATGATCCCGGCGCTGAAGGCGCGCAAGTTCGACGGCGTGCTGTCGTCGATGAGCGTGACCGAGAAGCGCCTCGCGCAGATCGCATTCACCGACAAGATCAACAACGTTCCGCCCCGGCTCGTCGCGCGGCGCGGCTCGAACCTGCAGCCGACGCCCGAATCGCTGCGGGGCAAGAGCGTCGGCGTCGAGCAGGGTTCGACGCAGGAGACTTACGCGCGCACGTACTGGGAGCCGAAGGGCGTGATCGTCCGCACGTACCAGACGCAGGATCTCGTCTACCAGGACCTGCTGTCGGGACGGCTCGATGCATCGCTGCAATCGTCGGTGCAGGCCGACCTCGGTTTCCTGAAAACCGCGAAGGGCGCGAACTTCGAATTCGCGGGGCCGCCGCTGCACGACCCGAAGACGCTCGGCGTGGGTTCGGCGATCGGCGTGCGCAAGGATGACGACGCGCTGCGTACGCAGATCAACCAGGCGCTTGCGAGCCTGATCCAGGACGGGACGTACCAGCGGATCGCGAAGAAGTATTTCTCGTTCGATATCTACAACTGACGGACGCGTAGCGGACAACACGAAGAGGCGTCACGCATGAATGCGCACGCCTCTTCTTCGTTAACCGAACGATATCGACTACGCCGCTCGCTGCAGTAGGTCGGTCGCGAAAGACCTCGCATGCTCGACGGCTTCCTGCGCGTCGCCGAACACACCGAGCTGATCCCAGTGTTCCTCGGCCGCATACGTCCCCTTCACGGCAAGCGCCCGCTGAACGCTCAGCTGCGCTGCGTACTTGCCATCCTCAAGCGGTCGAGCCGTCGCCACCACCTTGTGCGGCGGGCTCGCGCGCTCCGGCTGAATCAGTTCGACAGCACCGCCGGCCGTGTCGACGTACATCAACTCGTTCCTGGCTTTGCAGTCCGGGCAGTAGAAGCACCAGCCCGCGTCCTCCTGACGGGGCCTGACCTGCCCGCGAGCGAGCACGGCGCGGCATTCAACGTTTTCGCAGATGAACGGCATGGCAGTCTCCGAGGTTGTTTGCGGAAAATCCTAGCATGTCCGCCGAAGGTCAACCACCGTCTTCGTCATCGACATGGCCACGGAGCGTGTGATGCGGATCGCCGAGACGGTCAGGCTCCCCCCAACCTTTCACACGCCGTACACGCGGGTCGACCGGATGCGCGCGAGCCCGACGTCACCCGGGCTAAACTGTCTGCCCGACCAACGAACCGAGCCATCCTTCATGTTGATCCGCGTTGCAACCCTGTCCGATGCCATCCCGCTTGCCGAATTGAAGCGCGACACGTTCCGCGAAACCTTTCTGCAGGACGGATTCGGCATCGACTACCCGCCGAACGACCTGGCTGCGTACGAGGCTCGAACCTACTCGGTAGAAACGATCACGGACCAGCTCAACGATCCCGAATGCCGCACATGGGTCGCTGAAAGCGACGACGGCACGCTAGTGGGCTATGCGCACGCGGGGCCGTGCAAGCTCCCGCACCCGGACGTCGCAGAAGGTTCGGGCGAGATCCATCAGATCTACCTTCGGCGGGGTACGCAAGGAACCGGCGCCGGGCGCGCCCTGTTCGACTCCGCGCTGGACTATCTGGCAACGGAGCGGCCCGGCCCGGTATGGCTTGGCGTGTGGTCCGGCAACGCGAAGGCGATTGCCTTCTATGAGAAGGCAGGGTTCACGCGTGTCGGTACGTACGATTTCAAGGTCGGGGAATCGACCGATCTGGAATTCATCTATCGGCGCTGAGGCGGTGGATCGAGACGCGGTGCGATTGACGCGCCTTCAGTAACCGCGCGGATAAGGCGCCGGCGTCATTCGCGGATCGTCGATAGGCATGTCGACATTCAGCAAGGACAGAAGCTGCCGATCAAGGCAATGCTGCGGAAAGAAGTGATTGAAATAGGAAACGTCCTCGCGTCGGTCCGCCCTCTGGAACATCGCTTCGATCGGCCCCCAGTAGTATTGCCAGGACAACCTGTCCATCTCGCGTTGTCGATCGCCCGGAAGTGCATCGATCGCAATCGTGCGCAGCCCGTCATGCGTGAATTGATAGACACGCCAGAGCCGGTCGCTCAGGAAATTCGGCGCACTCGGCGAAAACGCGACATAGTCCGCACCGGCTTCGTCCCGATACCCCGCAATGCGGGTGAATGCCTGAAAGGACGGAATGCCGGCCATGCTGTCCGGATCGCGTAATTCGAGCTGGTAGAAATAGAACAGCGTCTCCGTGGCTTCGTCGTACCGGATCACCAGTTTGTTGCCGGGATGGTGATACCACCCGGTTGCCGGATCCACGAATCCGCCCTGACTGTCCGGCTGCAGCCCCGGCTTACCACCCAGGATGCATCGAACATCGTCGATCAGCGCATCACCCCAGTCGGCATAGAATCGGCTCAACTGTGTCCTGCCAATCGATACAGAAGCATAGATACCTACCGGCTCCATGGGTTTGCTCCGTCAGGGTTGCTCCGATTCATCACCGCGCATGTTACAACCGGCCCCGGCTCGGGCGTGCCGGCGCGTTGTAATCAATCGAACGGTATCCGGAGTTTGCGACGTAACCGGAACGAGAAATGGGCAGGCGCACGTGTGTAAAACGATTCGACCTTTGCGTCGACTCAGGCAGCACCACTCCGGGATGCTTTCATTTCCGGCGCATCACTTGCGTTACGATTCACGTCATCGTCAACTCCGCGGAAGCACATGAAGACTCGTGCTATTGCGCCGAGCGCAGCACTCGTTGCGCTTTTCGCCAGCGCAACCGTACCGCTCGCCGCCAGCGCAGCGCCTGCCCAGGCACCCGGCGCGCCCAGCTACGACACCTACAAGTCATGGCTGGTCGCCTGCGACAACGGTTTGACCTGCGAGGCGAAGGGTCTCGCGAACGGTGGCGAGACCGGCGCAGACTTGCGCTTCATTCGCTCAGCCGGGCCGAACGGCGCGCTCACGGTACGGCTGAGCGTCGCCACCAACACCAGCATCAATCTCGATGACCTGCGCGTCGACGACGCGCCGCTGCGGCTGGACGACTCGGCCTGGAGCGAGAAATTCGACGACGGGATAGCGACTTTGTCGACCACGCGACCGGCAGCCGTGGCGGCCTTCGTCTCACGGCTTCGCAACGGCACGAAGCTTCAGTTCGGCGAGGATGCAGACGCTTATGTTCCGCTCGATGGCATGGTCGCCGCGCTGCTGCGTATCGATGACCGGCAAGGGCGCATCGGGGGAACTACCGCGTTGATCCGCAAGGGGCCTGCCCCTGCGTCGCAGGTCACACCTGCTCCGTCACTGCCCGTCGTACCGAAGCGGAAGATCACGTCGCAGTTGTCCGATCAAGAAGAAGAACACCTGATCGCGCGCGTGAAACGAATCCGGGATGCCAGCAGTTGCGAGGAGAATGCGTCGCGCTATCTCCATGAAGCAGCGTATGCACTCGACAAGCACAACGCGCTCGTGTTTCTTCCATGCATCATGGGCGCCTACCAGGGTTCGTCGGATGTGTTCATCGCCCCGCGTATCGGCGGCGGAAAACCGGAGCCCGTCAAGCTGCCGATTCCTGAAGGGGGCTTTTCAGACCCTTCATTGGTCGAACCGGACTTCGACCCGGCTACCGGCACGCTGTCCACCTTCGGCAAGGGACGCGGGCTGGCCGATTGCGGCTTTCAGGCCAGTTGGATCTGGGACGGCCATGCGTTCCGGATGTCGACTGTGTCGCAGCAGAAAACGTGTGGCGGCGTTCAAGGAGGCGACTGGCCGACGCTCTATCGGTCGCGAACGAAGTAGGCCAACGATCGCTCTCGATGGCGCAGGTTCCATGCGGTCGTTATTTCAACCACACTGGAGTCGGCCAACCCGGGCATCGCCAACGATTCGGCGGCGTTGCCGAACGAACAGGCCGGCCACGCCGGCCCGCCACCGCACGACAACGCCCACCTGCCCGCTCAATAGCGGCTGCGCCCCCACAGCGTCTTCGGCTCCTCGAGCAAATGACGCAACCCGCTGCGCTCGATCGTGATTGCCGCGACTTCGTTCACCCGTTCGAGCACCGCGTTCTCGTCGACCGACAACACGCGCCGATCCTCCATCAGCACCCGTCCGCCCACCATCGTCATGCACACGTCGGCCGCGTTCGCGAAGCACGTCACGCGATACACGGGCATGTTCATCGGCATCATGTGCGGCCGGAACAGGTCGACGAGGATGAGGTCCGCGAGCTTGCCGGCTTCGAGCGAACCGGCCTCGTGCTCGATCGACAGCGCCTTCGCCGCGTCGATCGTCACCATCTCCAGCACCTTGCCGTGCGGCAGCACGTCCGGGTCGCGGAAATGCCGGCGGTGGTAATGCATGCACTGCCACATGTGACGGAACATGTCATAGCCGCGATCGGGCGCCGCACCGTCCGACGCGATCGCCACCGTCACGCCCGCATCGATCAGCTCGGGCACCGGGCAGCGCCCGATGATCGACATGATCGCGCTCGGGTTGTGGACGATCGCGGTGCCCGTCTCGACGCACGCCGCGATGTCGTCGTCGGTCAGGTCGATGCTGTGCGACATGAACGACGTCGGGCCGAGCAAGCCGAGCTCGCGATGCGCGAACGCGAGCGTGCCCGCGCGGTGGCCGTCCTGCGTGAACGTCAGCCCGCGCTCGCGTGCGAGCGCGCCGTAGCGTGCGGCCTGGTCGCGAAAGTCGTGCTCGTACCGCGCAAGCTCGGGATCGTGTTCGGGCCCGTACACGGGCAGCGTGAGCGCGATGCGGATCCGGCCGTCGGCATCGCCGTGGCATTCGTCGACGATGCGCTCGCATACGTCGAACATCGTGTCGAAACCGATGTCGCGCGTGTCGCTGCCCTCCGGCGTGTGGCGCGTATAGGCACGCGGCGCGGGCGGCCGCGACGGGCCGACCGCGACGATCGAGCGCGTACCGGTGCGCACGACCGCGTCGCAATGGCGCCGCGCGTAGACCGGATCGTCGACGCGCATGATCGAATTGCCGCCGCCGAGCAGCGACACGCCGGTCGTCACGCCGGCCTTCAGGCGTTCGAGCGCGGCGAGATGCGATTCGGCTTCCCAGAACGCCTCGTCGGACGCGCGCGTGTAGATCGTCTCGGCTGCGGCCGACCACGCATCGCCGTCCGCGCCGCCGATCGTGCGCAGCATCGCGTGGCCCGCGTGCGCATGCGCATCGATCAGGCCCGGCAGCACGGCCTTGCGGCGCGCATCGATCGTGCGCGCGGCACGGTAACGCGCCTGCAGTTCATCGGTGCCGCCCACGGCGACGATGCGCTCGCCCTTGACCGCGACCGCGCCGTTCTCGATCACGCGCCGCTGCGGGTCCATCGTGATCACGCAGCCGTTCGCGATCAGCGTGTCGATCGCTTCGCGGTCGTCCTCTCGCATGCCCTCTCGCTTGCCCTCGTTAATCATTGTTCAGTGTCCTGTTGTGGTTCGATTGGCCTTGCTGCCATCCAGTGGCCGAGAGTGGCCGAGCGGCCGGGCCGCCGGGCAAAACCCCGGCGGCCCGGCGACGGCGTCATGCACGAAAAACCGTCACGCCGAACCGACCGGCGCGGCGACCCGCGCCTTCAGCTTGCGCTGCACCGCGCTGATCACGACGAACACCACCGCGTTCACCGCGAGCGCGACGAGCCCCGGGTTGATCGACGTCAGCGTGTTCGATGCGCCCGGGAACAGCGACGCGAGCGTCACGCCATAGTAGTTCGTCATCGCGATCACGATCGCGCCGGCGACGATGCCCGCGAACGCGCCTTCGCGCGTGCCGAACGGCCGCTTCAGGAAGCTCGAGGCGAGCATCGGCACGAGCTGCGTGAGCAGGCTCGACGAGAAGATCGCGAGCGTGACGAAGGTCGCGCCGCCGCGCAGCACGAAGTAGACGACCACCAGCGTGAAGATCGGCAGCGCGATGCGCGCGACGCGCGTCACCTCGCGGTCGGTCGCGTTCGGCGCGAAGCCTTCGCGGTAGATGTTGCGCGCGATCGTCGTCGATGCGTTCAGCATGATCAGCGACCCCGGCACCAGTGCGGTGAGCAGCCCCGTGCCGCCGACGATGCCGACGAACCACGCAGGGAACGTCTGCTTCACGAGCCGCAGCAAAGCGAGGTCGGTCTGTGCGCCTTCGAGCCCGTGCACGGTCATCACGGCCGCGAAGCCGACGAGGAACAGGAACGCGATCAGCACCTGGTACAGCGGCATCAGGATCACGTTGCGGCGCAGCGCGCGCTCGTCCTTCGCGACGTAGATCGCGGTGAAGCCGTGCGGATACAGGTAGTAGCCGAGCGACGTGAGCAGGATCGTCGAGTTGTACCAGCTCAGGTTGAAGCCGTGCTCCGGCATGCGCAGCAGTTCGGGATGCGCGGCGTCGATCTTCGCGAACATCTCGCCGAGCCCGCCGTAGTAGTGCATCGGCAGGTACAGGCCGAGGAAGATCGCGATCGCGAGGATCAGCACGTCCTTGAAGATCGCGATGCTCGCCGAGCCGTGGATGCCCGACACGACCATGTACACGGCCATCAGCGTCGCGGCGATCCAGATCGCGGCCGCCTGCGGAATCAGCCCGTACGACATCTCCGACACGATCACGCCGAGCCCGCGCAACTGGATCATCAGCAGCGACACCATCGCGAACACCGCGACGATCGACACCAGCACGCCGATCGCGCGGCTGTCGTACTTCGACGCGAAGTAGTCGGCGAACGACACGAGCCCGTGCGCCTTCGCGTAACGCCAGATCGCCGGCAACATCCAGTAGCCGATCACGAACGCGAGGCAGCCGTATGACAGGATGTAGAACGCGGGCACGCCCTTGCTGTAGGTCCAGCCGCTCGCGCCGAGGAACGAGAACGTCGAGAACGCCTCGCCGGCCATCAGCAGGAACGTGAGCAGCGAGCCGAAGCCGCGCCCGCCGACCGCCCACTGCTCGAGCGTGAGCGTGCGGCCGCGGCGCGCCATCACGCCGATGGCGAGCGCGAACACGGCGAACGCCGCGATGATGACGATCGACGCGTTCATCGCGCGTCTCCCGAACGGCCGGCGCGGGCCGCGTCGCGCGCGTCTCGCTCATCGCGCTCGTCGAGATGGAACAGGATCGCGAGAATCGCGGCCGTGGCCGCCATCCAGACCAGGTTCCAGACGAGCAGGAACGGCAGCCCGAACAGCAGCGGACGCGCCTCGGCAAGCGAGCCGCCCGCATACATCCCGACGAACGGCAACGCCGCCAGCAACAGTTTCAGTTTCATGAGTGCCTCCTCCGGAAGACGCGCGCGTGCGTCAGAACATCAGAACTTCTGGCGGATGCCGACCACCACCGCCACCTGCGACGTCGTCGTCGACGCGCTGTCGGTGCCGTCGATCCATGCCTGGCCGACACCCGACGACGCCTTCTGGTAGAAGCCGTTCACGTACACGTCGGTGCGCTTGGACAGCAGGTACTGCAAGCCGGCCGATACCTGGTGGTAATGGCCGCTTTCGCCGGCGCGCGCGACCTGCGTATAGGTGTAGCCGGCCGCCGCCATCAGCGCGGGCGTGACCATGTAGCGCAGGCTGCCTTCGTAGTTGTTGAAACGCAGCGCGCCGCCCGTCGCCTGGCCGAAGTTCGAGCCCGTGTACAGCAGGCCGAGCGTTGCCGGCCCGATCGCGTAGCTGCCGCCCGCCCCCCAGATCTGCTGGCGGATCGCGCTCCCGAGGCGCACACCGAACACCGATGCCGACGCCGGATAGTAGTTATCCGAAGCAACTGCGCCGCTCGCGCTGACCGCCGGATGGTTCACGCGCGCATACGCGGCGCCCGCGTTGAGTGGCCCGTTCACGTACGTGACGCCCGCGCTCCAGCTGTTGTCGTTCGCGAAGCCGGTCGAGTTCGAGAAGCCGTACACGAGGTTCGCCTGCAGGCCCGCGATCGTCGGCGACACGTACTTCACCGCGTTGTTGAGACGGAACGTGTTGTTGATGTCGTCGTTGTCGAACGGGTGCGTCGAGTACTGCGCAAGGAAGCTGCTCATCTGCAGCGAACCGAGGATGTCCTGCGTCGAGTTGTACTGGCGGCCGAGCGTCACCGCGCCCCAGTTCGCGCCGCTCAGGCCGACCCACGCCGAGCGCCCGAACATCCGGCCGCCCTGCCCGAGCGCGCCGTTCGCGACGTTGAAGCCGTTCTCGAGGCGGAAGTTCGCCTTCAGGCCGCCGCCGAGATCCTCGGAGCCGATCAAGCCCCAGCGCGGCCCCGATTCGTTGCCGCCCGTGAACTGCCACAGCGAATGGCCCTTCGCGTTGTTCGTGTAGGTCACGCCCGCGTCGACGATCCCGTACAGCGTCACCGTCGACTGCGCGTGCGCGGCGCCGACGAGCAGCATTGCGATCGCGGCGCCCGTCGCCACCCCCGTCTTCCCACCCTTCATTCGCACCATCTCCGTCATCTCCTCTCCAAACCTGCTCATCGATGTTGTGTTTTGTTGGTCCTGCCCATGCATCCTGACCGGGTTGTATAGACAGTCGCTGGATGGTATCCAGCCGCAATCACATCAAGAAATGAAATGTTCAACTGGCCGGCAGTTGAAAATCGAATGAGAGGCGATGGAGGGGAAATGAGCGGGGGTCGCGCGACCCCGCAAGGGAAACGAAAGCACGCAGGCCCGCTGGACGCGGTACGTTTTGATCGGACGTGAATGGCTTGCGTAAGCAAGCTGACGAAACGGCGACGCGCGAGGCGGCTATACGGTTTTCCCTGACAGCCCGTGCATCGGCCGCCGCAACGCGGCATCGAACGGATTGGTACGTGGCCCGATCGCGTCGGCCTGGCGCCGCAGCAGTTCGACGACCATCGGCATCCGGTCGTCACCGAGGCGTGACGCGAGCGTGCCGACGCTCAACGCGCCGACCGGATAGCCAGTGCGATCGAGGATCGGCACCGCGACACCGGCCATCCCGTCGAGCACGCCGCTGTTGCGGCCCGCGTAGCCGAGCTGCCGCACGCGTTCGATCTCGGTACGCAGGTACACCTCGTCGAGCACACCGTAGCCGCGAATGCGCGGCACGTTGAAGCGGATCACTTCCTCGCGTTCGGCTTCCGGCAGGAACGCGAGGATCGCAAGGCTGCCTTGTCCGACACCGAGCGCGATGCGGCCGCCGATGTCACCGGTAAACGAACGGATCGGAAACGGCCCTTCGCACAGGTCGAGACACACGGCGTCGAAGCCGCTCTTCACCAGCAGGAAGATGGTCTCGCCGAGGCTTGCGCACAGC
Proteins encoded in this region:
- a CDS encoding GNAT family N-acetyltransferase, whose amino-acid sequence is MRIAETVRLPPTFHTPYTRVDRMRASPTSPGLNCLPDQRTEPSFMLIRVATLSDAIPLAELKRDTFRETFLQDGFGIDYPPNDLAAYEARTYSVETITDQLNDPECRTWVAESDDGTLVGYAHAGPCKLPHPDVAEGSGEIHQIYLRRGTQGTGAGRALFDSALDYLATERPGPVWLGVWSGNAKAIAFYEKAGFTRVGTYDFKVGESTDLEFIYRR
- a CDS encoding amidohydrolase family protein; the encoded protein is MREDDREAIDTLIANGCVITMDPQRRVIENGAVAVKGERIVAVGGTDELQARYRAARTIDARRKAVLPGLIDAHAHAGHAMLRTIGGADGDAWSAAAETIYTRASDEAFWEAESHLAALERLKAGVTTGVSLLGGGNSIMRVDDPVYARRHCDAVVRTGTRSIVAVGPSRPPAPRAYTRHTPEGSDTRDIGFDTMFDVCERIVDECHGDADGRIRIALTLPVYGPEHDPELARYEHDFRDQAARYGALARERGLTFTQDGHRAGTLAFAHRELGLLGPTSFMSHSIDLTDDDIAACVETGTAIVHNPSAIMSIIGRCPVPELIDAGVTVAIASDGAAPDRGYDMFRHMWQCMHYHRRHFRDPDVLPHGKVLEMVTIDAAKALSIEHEAGSLEAGKLADLILVDLFRPHMMPMNMPVYRVTCFANAADVCMTMVGGRVLMEDRRVLSVDENAVLERVNEVAAITIERSGLRHLLEEPKTLWGRSRY
- a CDS encoding DUF1176 domain-containing protein; its protein translation is MKTRAIAPSAALVALFASATVPLAASAAPAQAPGAPSYDTYKSWLVACDNGLTCEAKGLANGGETGADLRFIRSAGPNGALTVRLSVATNTSINLDDLRVDDAPLRLDDSAWSEKFDDGIATLSTTRPAAVAAFVSRLRNGTKLQFGEDADAYVPLDGMVAALLRIDDRQGRIGGTTALIRKGPAPASQVTPAPSLPVVPKRKITSQLSDQEEEHLIARVKRIRDASSCEENASRYLHEAAYALDKHNALVFLPCIMGAYQGSSDVFIAPRIGGGKPEPVKLPIPEGGFSDPSLVEPDFDPATGTLSTFGKGRGLADCGFQASWIWDGHAFRMSTVSQQKTCGGVQGGDWPTLYRSRTK
- a CDS encoding DUF3311 domain-containing protein, with the translated sequence MKLKLLLAALPFVGMYAGGSLAEARPLLFGLPFLLVWNLVWMAATAAILAILFHLDERDERDARDAARAGRSGDAR
- a CDS encoding cyanate transporter, with amino-acid sequence MSDPGTAQAVRRPHAASVSYGALALLVLAGLNLRPFLTAFGPVLDVVRADTGLGFRAAALLTTLPFVLMGIVAGVGVGLARRVGEQRALTVALALIAAGCTARLWTDGSAGLIATAVVAGAGVAVIQALVPGLAKRWFAGRLPLAMGLYSAALVGGGAFGAVASPWLAAHGGWHLALAVWAVPALVTLALWRAKAPRDTVHAMAATAPLTAFARIPRAWQLALFFGLSNSGYASLVAWLPAFYRSIGMSPQASGNLLAWMALFQATGALAMPLLAKGSPDRRAVLWLTLALQAAGFAGFATLPAFAPWFWVACVGLGLGGFFSMSLIVTLDHLPDARLAGALAAFVQGIGFLTVAASPWLIGWLRDAGGGFATAWWMHLGVIAAMAALNAAFSPAGYRHSMARLTGAAR
- a CDS encoding helix-turn-helix transcriptional regulator, producing the protein MADAPDNLLGAYLRDRREKLDPAALGLPATRRRTPGLRREEVAQRAHVSAAWYTWLEQGRGGAPSADVLDRLARALLLNDAEREHLFLIGVGHPPEVRYHATDHVSPRVQHVLDSLDASPAIVRSATWDVVAWNNAAAATLTDYATLSPERRNILRLIFVDPHVRGVQANWARVAQFAVGAFRADVARGGATQAVQAFVDEMRATSAEFDALWRDHDIRSHEEGTKEIHHPAVGRIALEYSAFAVSGRPDQTLVIFTPETADDRARIRALVAAREKYEI
- a CDS encoding porin, encoding MVRMKGGKTGVATGAAIAMLLVGAAHAQSTVTLYGIVDAGVTYTNNAKGHSLWQFTGGNESGPRWGLIGSEDLGGGLKANFRLENGFNVANGALGQGGRMFGRSAWVGLSGANWGAVTLGRQYNSTQDILGSLQMSSFLAQYSTHPFDNDDINNTFRLNNAVKYVSPTIAGLQANLVYGFSNSTGFANDNSWSAGVTYVNGPLNAGAAYARVNHPAVSASGAVASDNYYPASASVFGVRLGSAIRQQIWGAGGSYAIGPATLGLLYTGSNFGQATGGALRFNNYEGSLRYMVTPALMAAAGYTYTQVARAGESGHYHQVSAGLQYLLSKRTDVYVNGFYQKASSGVGQAWIDGTDSASTTTSQVAVVVGIRQKF
- a CDS encoding sodium:solute symporter family protein, with amino-acid sequence MNASIVIIAAFAVFALAIGVMARRGRTLTLEQWAVGGRGFGSLLTFLLMAGEAFSTFSFLGASGWTYSKGVPAFYILSYGCLAFVIGYWMLPAIWRYAKAHGLVSFADYFASKYDSRAIGVLVSIVAVFAMVSLLMIQLRGLGVIVSEMSYGLIPQAAAIWIAATLMAVYMVVSGIHGSASIAIFKDVLILAIAIFLGLYLPMHYYGGLGEMFAKIDAAHPELLRMPEHGFNLSWYNSTILLTSLGYYLYPHGFTAIYVAKDERALRRNVILMPLYQVLIAFLFLVGFAAVMTVHGLEGAQTDLALLRLVKQTFPAWFVGIVGGTGLLTALVPGSLIMLNASTTIARNIYREGFAPNATDREVTRVARIALPIFTLVVVYFVLRGGATFVTLAIFSSSLLTQLVPMLASSFLKRPFGTREGAFAGIVAGAIVIAMTNYYGVTLASLFPGASNTLTSINPGLVALAVNAVVFVVISAVQRKLKARVAAPVGSA
- a CDS encoding ABC transporter substrate-binding protein translates to MKKLVLAIALALTAGAAAAKDPAVLRLGVDPSYAPFESLAPDGKLVGFDIDLGNAICERMKVRCVWVENAFDGMIPALKARKFDGVLSSMSVTEKRLAQIAFTDKINNVPPRLVARRGSNLQPTPESLRGKSVGVEQGSTQETYARTYWEPKGVIVRTYQTQDLVYQDLLSGRLDASLQSSVQADLGFLKTAKGANFEFAGPPLHDPKTLGVGSAIGVRKDDDALRTQINQALASLIQDGTYQRIAKKYFSFDIYN